The sequence TCCTAAAGCAGCTCAGAATAATAAGCTTATATTATTTGATATGGTAAAATGACTCCTTTCGCATTTTCCAAAAGAGACCTGCTCCTAAGTTGCTTCAAGATCaagatatttcaaaaaaataaatctttaaaattctctttaagtAGGTGATCTATTTATACAGTTTgaaatgcaaaaatttaaaaaaggtataTTATGAATTCTTCCATTCCCATTCTCCATAAAAAACATAACCATCAGtttctttccttccagaaatATCATATACATGCAAATCCATccatacttgtgtgtgtgtgtatatgtgtgtgtgtgtgtgtgtgtgtgtgtgtgtatatatatatatatatatatatatatatataaaatatattttttctattcccctccaaaattttaaatggtacaagaaaatatttactgctaTGTGGTATCAAAATTGTTTaataagccaggcgtggtggctcacgcctataatcctagcaccatgggaggccaaggcgggaggattgctcaaggtcaggagctctagaccagcctgagcaagagcgagaccccgtctctactaagaatagaaagaaattacctgaacaactaaaaatatatataaaaattagccaggcatggtggtgcatgcctgtagtcccagctactcaggaggctgaggcagattgcttaagcccagcagtttgaggttgctgtgagctaggctgatgccaaggcactctagccggggtaatagagcgaaactctgtctcaaaagcaaaacaaacaaaaacgataacaacaaaaaaattgtttaacaGTGCCCACTTAAAAAACACAGatactttgtttataaaaatacaaagtcaaCTTGAAATTACTTATAAGTGGATTATATGTTCTTTAcattatatttggaaataattctCCTCTGCCATCAAGAGGAGTTCTgataatttcatttacttttcttaatgACCCAATAAGGTAGATAACCAATAAGGTTATAATGTATATAACACACTTTGCCACACAGTAAGTCCTCAGTAAATGCAATTTTATTCCTTAACTGGAAGACTCCTGGTTAAACCAAAGAGTGCTAAAacataaagcagaaaataaaacttcCCCAAATGCTAAACACTAATTCAAATCAAGATCACAATAAATATGGACCCATGCTCCCTTTGCTTCTTCAACTCACAAAATCACTTTGCTCTCAGTCCCTAGGTACTAACCTGGAGCTTAGTCAGCATGCCTGGGCTCTCTGAGGGAGGCCCAGGGATCACCTCTGGCTCTTCTTCCACCTCCTCGAAACGGGGTATTCGTCGCTTCTTTACTCCTGATGATTCCTTGGAGATCTCAGAGTCATCACCAAACACCTCCTAAGGGAACCCAAGATGAAAGAAGAGTTGTATCCTTCACcatggggagaagggaagaatCATCCTAGCCCCTACCAGCATTTCGTGGTTTTTCCCAGGGGAATATGACACAACCTTGCAAATAGCTACTTGCCAGAAGCAGGGTCTTCTAGACTCTCCATCAAGTGGACCATCTCACCCAACTTCAACATTCTCCTACGTCAGTCAAGCAAATTTCATCCCCGTTCTTATACATGTTCCCATCTCAAGGTCTTTGCAAATGATACTGCCCACTTTGTAATGATCTCCCTCAACTTTTCTATAACCCTTATTCCAACTCCTGCCTAAaactcacctcctccaggaagttttCCTCATTATAACCTAATCCCACTCTGATCAAACTTTTGTTTCACATCCTCTTAGCATGTAAGAGCTTGGTTCACATTAGGTTAAATTACATTGCTGATATTCTGTATGCCAAGTGTTAGGTATCTCAATGTTAGTACGTTCTCCCAACTAGAGTCTAAGCTCTTCCAGGACAggggctttttctttcttcttcagtaTTCCCCAATACTTTGTTCTCATCAAACAATGGGAACTCAAATATGTTGACTAATTTGCAAGGTGAATTTAACAGGACCAAGAGTGGCCAACTGGAAGGGACAATGGGAAAAAGCAAATGTACACACCGGTGGTAGGCTTTGGGTGACATCCCCTCTTCACTAGGAGGGCTCGTGTTTTGCAAGGACATATCCTCGGCCAGGGGTGAGCGCTTCCTGGAACTCCTACAGTTCAAGAAAAAGGACTCTCCCATAATATATTGTGTGGGGTGGGGATCTGAATGGACCAAAAATGGGACCCGTATCCCAAGGCTATCTAGACACCTCCTTCAAGAAACCATTTTTATCAATCCCACCCAATGTAGTCAGTGCATTCATAGCATGCCCTCAAGACTTACACAGTAGAATGCCCTATCACGATACAATCTTCACTGTACACATTTGTGTATACTATGGGTCAATCATTCCCccttaaatataatacaattcaACATAAGTCTGAAATTTTACAGTCAACCCTAAAATTTACTTGAAACTCCTACtcacattatataatttttgactGTATTTCGATGTACCTGCCTCTCTTAAATTGCAAATTCTTTTGAAGCAAGGACTATCTCTCATTCCTCCAATCACCCTACAATGTGCTAAACACAAAGGGCACATGAAGCTCCATTTTTCTTAGATCCATCATGTGGCCAGGGGACCAAGAAGACATTTCTCATCCACTCTTAGTGCCTCAGGAAAAGCAACGGGGTAGCCAAAGTATCAAAAGCACTTTGGAAGGTTTGATGGAagtcacagaaatattttttttttttttaaagacagagataGAGGGAAATGAGATACAGAGATAGGTTACTTGATGCTGCTAATATTGAAAGAGGCCATGCTCAATCAGCAACTCCAGAATGAAAAGTGCAGTAGTTAAGGGAACACTGACAGCCCCTTTAACTATTCTATTCAAGGGGCCAAATGACCAGAAATATGCTATATTACAAATGGTAGGCTCTCAAGAATATGATAAATAGTTGATTTTTGGTATCTTATCAACAAGTGCATTGCAGAGAAACCTCTATGAAGGAGCAACAATGAGGTCTACAGCTCAAGTAGCAGTGGTGTCACATTCTGAAGCAACTTATTAGGACTCAAATAAATCAAAGTATAAAATCTTAGGGCAATCAGTTTATAGATAGTAGTAAGGGGAGACAAAAGGAAATACAGGGAAACAGAAGAACCAAAACTCCTAACTGTatatgaaaaaaagacaaagctacaaaattattttttttggaatatttcagCCCATGAATTTTGGTAGTTCATCATCATAAGATGGTGATAATACAAATTCACCTCCTCTACTTTGATGCCTAGGTACCTCTCTTGAACATTTGGTATTCTAATAGTGGATATCAAAGTGTGAGCCAGGTAAGCTCAGCAACTTTGTTACCATTCAAAACACTCCCGAGCTCATTAGATAGTAAACTGTAACCTACCTTTAGCTCTCGTTTTCTGCTCCTATCACTGCTAGACTTGGAATGCCTAGAGCTCCGGCCTTCCTCCACAGCCTCAAATAGTTTGTCCACAAATCGGAGAGTAGAATCATCAAGAAAAGGTTTCAGATGGTCTAACAGGACAAAAGAGATGATAGGAGTGAAAAGGTAAGAGGATGTATTCTAGTACTAGGCATGCTAACAGATACCAACACTGGAATTTTATTCCCAGGAGAGAGGGAAACggtttttaaagttctttgtaGGATTCCCATATCTCTTACATTGAATGACCCTGCCCTGTGAGGAAAAAATACACCTATAATTTCTTGGAGTAGGAATTAGCATAGCCAGAGCAACATGTTTAGGTTGAGCATCAAGTTCAGGATGGAGAATCACCCTAATCTTTCCTAAATAGCAAGTTGTAGGGGACTACCATTAACAAAATCTACCTTCCTCAAGCTTTTTCACGTCTTTCATAATGACGTCTACATGTTGAAATGTCGATCTGAATCTGAATATACCTATCTGACTTTAGCATATatccttaataaattttttttttttacagccagTCAAATTTATGAAGTAAATCTAACTTAGGTGACTCAGTATGGTGTCCAAACAGAGTCAGCCTGAGATTCAAAATATGccacaaataatataaaaaataagcagtAAGAGAAAAAGCCAAACTAGTTATTTAGGCTATTTTGATTATaatgcaagagaaaataaaatgtagccTGACCTATTTTTAGATGCTCCCAACAGAGAATTTTGGGGATGTTCAAAGTAGTGTTTGGGGACATTCTATATGTAAGTCAAAAGATTCAGAAAGGTACATACCGGCTGCCTTCTTCTTGTCCATGCCCTTCCCTACACAGTTCAATGCTGCTGTGACCACTGTGGGCTCTGAGAAACCCAGCACCCTCTTCACTGTCTTCTCTATCCATGGTTTCAGCTCATCCAGCTCCCTCTTAGACAGTGCCATTTttcaggaaaaggagaaaaataggtCAAATGGGACTCAATATTGCACCTAAAAAGAAACCGGATAAGAGTTAAGTTAGAGAACAGGAAAAGACCAaaatagccaggtatggtggcacatacctataatgtggctgaggcaggaggatcatttgagcctatgagtttgataccagcctgggcaacacagtgagatcccatctcaaaaaacccctccaaggccgggcgcggtggctcacgcctgtaatcctagcactctgggaggccgaggcgggtggatcgctcaaggtcaggagttcgagaccagcctgagcaatgagcgagacctcgtctctactaaaaatagaaagaaattatctggccaactaaaatatatatagaaaaaaaaattagtcgggcatggtggcgcatgcctgtagtcccagctactcgggaggctgaggcagtaggattgcttaagcccaggcgtttgaggttgctgtgagctaggctgacgccacggcactcactctagcctgggcaacaaagctacactctgtctcaaaaaaaaaaaaaaaaaaaaaaacaaacaaaccccctcCAGACTAAAGTATTCCAGGGCAATGGTTGAGTACATCAGGAATGCCTTCCCCACTCCTATTCTCAATCCCTAGGCAAGTTCCTCCAGATCATTTGAGGGCAAATACTTTCCCTAAGAACCAAActtcaaagcagaaaaaaaaaaagatttcatttgattttaaatcCTAGCTCAGTAAgtatcagtggatgaatgaaatCTGTGGAATAAACAAACTCTGGGAATAACCTAGTCTGAGAAATGAGTTCTAGCTTCTTTTCTTGATCATGTCACATTAACAAGGATTGCAAACATAATAAAACAAGACTAAAAAAACCCATCCAGAGGTCAGCTGTTCTATTCCTCCTGTTTCCAGGCAGATGTTCTCTAACCTGACCTCCAGGCTTCCCTTCTTTTaaggaatgcaaataaaaaagagTTTATCAAGGTCAATCATCTTGTATTAAATCTCATAATCTTTAAGAATGTTCTGTCACAATTCTCTGTAGTCATATTGATCCTAGTGGGAATTCTGCACAcagaaaattctctctctctttttttttttttgaaacagagtctcactctattgcccggactagagtgtcgtggcgtcagcctagctcacagcaacctcaaactcttgggctcaagcaatcctattgcctcagcctcccgagtagctgggactacaggcatgcaccaccatgcccggctaatattttctatatattttcagttgtctggttaattttagtagagacgtggtctcgctcttgctcaggctagtctcaaactcctgacctcgagcgatcctcccgcctcggcctcccagagtgctaggattataggtgtgagccaccgtgcccagcccccagAAAATTCTCTATCATGTTCTACAGGGTCTCTGTCAGCAGACTTGATGATCCTTCAGCTCAGAAAAGAATACCCTCATTTTGGATGTTCTGTCTCTTTTCACCTCTATCCTTCTACATTTTAGCTCAGCAGAGAAAACACAATCATAAAGGACTATCCAcaacaaaactttattatttACTGTAAGGTAGTATGAAATTTCAACATTATTTGTGTTTACATTTTGATCTCTTCCCTAAATCTTAAAACCCCtcataaacataaagaaaattttatttctgagattCTCCATAGTGCACCTAGAAGGCAGTCAATAAACTGCACTAACCTCAACTTCCAAGCTAACCTATTCCCAGCGGTGCCACTCATCAGAGCATAACCTGAGAATCAATCTTTCAAGATGTATTATGGCaggccgggcgtgatggctcacgcctgtaatcctagcactctggaaggccgaggtggaaggatcgctcaaggtcaggagttcgagaccagcctgagcaagagcgagaccccgtctctactaaaaatagaaagaaatgatctggacagctaaagatacatagaaaaaaattagccgggcatggtggcacatgcctgtagtcccagctacttgggaggctgaggcagtaggattgcttgagcccaggagtttgaggttgctgtgagctaggctgatgccatggcactctagcctgggcaacagagcgagactctgtctcaaaaaaaaaaaaaaaaaaaaaaaagtattaaggcATCTTTTCTCCTAAGAGATACAGTCTGATTAACTTCTACATTCTTGGCAAGTATACCCTCTATAAGTCTTGCTGCCAAATAGTGGATTTAATTTTGGCATCCAAATGAAGCTAGTAGATTAAAGTCATGAAACTAATATTGAAAGATTTTGTGCCTTGGTGACAAGTTATGTGGATTAATTCTATGGTGGCTCTATTATCCCATGATGAGATAGCAGTATAGCCTATCAATTTCTACATATTAAACATGCATTGTTTGAAAGAAGCAGAACCAGCACCACATAAAGTGAAGAAAAGAGCTCACACTGAACATTTGGGACACTGAGCCTCACCATTACAAGCCTTTGGGCGAGTTAACTaattcctctgagcctcagtttactcacctTACAAAATGAGTACAACCACCATATCTACACCATACTTAATtcgttcaataaatatttactgagtaactACTAAGTGTCAAGCAGTATACCGGGTGCCATGAACAAAACTGATAAGAATCCTTGCCTTAATGGGTCTCACATTCTACTAGAATTGATTCATAGGCTAGAAAGTGTAAGCAATTTGAAAACTCAAGGTAATAAATGAGGTACCATTATTACCAAATGAAATGTGTGCCCAAACACTATACTAATAAATGTATTCAAGTTCAACCCAATCCTCCAAAAGATAATGTACAAATTAAACAGGCAATGGGCAAAAAAAGTTTCAAACAGTAGCTAGCTTTGACACTAATCAAATGTTTAACAATAACTGcgtggctggggggtggggagttgggCTGCAGAAGGAGATTAAGGTAGAATGATCTCTGAATGAGCGGGCAGCAGAATCCAATCTTCTGAATTCCTTACTCCATGCTCCTCTTTGGTACAACCTGAGTTTCCCCTAAACCCATCTTCCATTTTTACTCTCTCCGTCTCTCCAACTGGCCGCTCACCCCACCTTGTTCTACCCAAACTCCTCAGCTCAGAGCTGGTCTACCCACCCTGTCCCGTTCCCGCCCCCGCCCTTTCCTCTCAACAATTTCATTCCAACCGCTTCTCCCGCAAAACCATGTACTTCTCTCGGCCTCCTTCCCGCTgaaccctcccgcctcggccctcTGCTTGGACTGAGCTTCGGCCACAGATGCGCTAACAGCAAATACCATCTCTGGGCCCGGGGCCATTACTCACCTCACAAACTTCAGCCCCTGAGACGGAGCCCGAACGTTACACCGGAACCGGAAACCTTCTGACCGCCCTACGGCCTGCCGTCGTTACCGCCACGGCCGCCGCCACGGCGCGGTCCCCCAACACGTgaccagggagggctgggctgcTAATTCGCGCAGCCGTATTTGCCACTTTCCCGGCGGTGGAGCGCAGGCGTGGCAGAACCCGAAAGTTTCCCCAGGCAAGTATCCGGCCTTAGGTTTCCCTAGCCAGACCTATTAACTGCcatgttaatttctttaatttttcccgAAGCGGAAATTGGGCTGTATGCAGTGTTCCTTGTGTCAAGCAAAAGTGCGCCAAAGTTATGCCAGAACTAAAAACAGGGCTTCTGCGTTCGAGTTCAAACCCAGCCTTTCTTAGTAGAAAGTAAACCCTCTGAGTCGTGATTACTAGCACCTCTTCTTAACCTTTTCTCCGTAATTTAACAGTGGTACCAGAGACCACccgggaaaaaaaaagtaaaggactCTGTAGAAAGTATCTCCCCCTGTGACTTTTATTGTTTCATTCAAGGAACAAATAGCTTCAGAATCCTGACCCCTTGCTATTCCTTGAATAGGCCAAGCATCTCACCTCAGTGTCTTTGCATTTGTTGCTACGTGCCCTAATTGCTCTTCACCCAGATATCTGCATGGTTTGCCCCCTCATctccttcacattttttttttctttttctttcctttttttgtttttttgaaaacaaagtcttgctctgtcaaccCTGGGTAGGGtgtagtggcgtgatcatagttcactgcaacctcaaactcctgaactgaaaagatcttcctgcctcagcttctgagtagctgggacggcaggcatgcgtcaccacacccaactaattttttccatttttgggagagacggggtctccctcctgttcaggctggtctcaaactcctaacctcaagggatcctccccgccttggcctcctagagtgctgggattacaggtatgagccattgcACCGCCTGGCCtctcctttacatttttattcaaatgtaaCCTTAGTGAAATCTATGAGCACCCTATTTAATTCTGAGGTCAGCTTGgcactttttttccccatcactCCCAAATCAAGAGCTTGGCACTCTTGATTTTCCtcctgttttttgtttatttcttttttgtagtgCTTACCACCTACCATACTGGTACTAGGTAATTTACTTACTATGTTTACTGCATATCATCTGACTCCCCCTGCTACAATGTAAACTCTATAAGGGCAGTGatctgattgttttttttttttttttttttttttgagacagagtctcactctcttgcctgggctagggtgccgtggcgtcagcctatctcaaagcaacctcagactcctgagttcaagcaatcctcccgcctcaacctcccagagtgctagggttacaggcgtgagccaccgcaagGGGCCAAGGGCAGTGATCTTTGTTCATTGATATATCTTAAGTGCCTACAGTAGTACCTAGCACaattaagtacttaataaatatttgttgaattaaagaaTGAATCTTTTTCAGCAATGGGTCTTGCAGGCTTCAGAATCTGCTGAGCCTGGCTTTTGCCTAAAGAATGGAAATTCCTTGGGGCATTTCCACAAGGGCAGGAATGGTGTCATATCGTCTTTATTTCCCCAGGACCTAGGATAGTGCCATACCTAGTAAGGGTTCAATCAGTGACAAATGAGTAAGACCTGCCAGTACTGCTTTCTTCAGCTTCATCCAGGgaactcatacctgtaatcccaacgttttggaaggctgaggggagatgattgcttgaggccaggagttccagaccagcctggataacatagcCTGACCccctacaaataaaaaaattagctcggTGTGGTgtcgtgcacctgtagtctcagctgctcaggaggctgaggtgggagaatcctttgagctcaggaattggaaattacagtgagctatgactgggccctgcactccagcctaggcaacagaacgagactgtgtctctaagaaaaaaaggaatacttaTTGAACATTTAAATGTTGGTTATTATACGAAGCACTAGGAATATAAAAAGCCAAAGACTCAACCTCCAGGTAACTGAAAATCCAGTGGAGGGAGATAGACAAATAAGCAATAAATcacaataaatagaaataaactgTGCTATTACGGAAGTAAACTTATAAAGGTAAActcaagacagaaaaaagaatataaggaGGAGGGCTGGGAAAGGGATCAAGGAAGGCATGTCAGAAAACATTCCAACTGACAGCTCATGTATGAGAGGGAGAGAACAGCATGTGCTATGATCCAAAAGTATACTCAAGGGGACAAATGGGTAGAAAGAAAAGCAGggttcatggccgggcgcggtggctcacgcctgtaatcctagcactctgggaggccgaggtgggcggatcgtttgagctcaggagttcgagaccagcctgagcaagagcgagaccccatctctactaaaaatagaaagaaattatatggacagctaaatatatatatagaaaaaattagccgggcatggtggtgcatgcctgtagtcccaactactcgggaggctgagacagcaggatcccttgagctcaggagtttgaggttgctgtgagctaggctgacgccacggcactcactctagcctgggcaacagagtgagactctgtctcaaaaaaaaaaaaaaaaaaaaaagcagggttCAGTCATGAAGGGCTTTAAGGGACATGCTAAGTggtttagatttctttttttttttttttttttgagacagagtctcactttgttgcccaggctagagtgagtgccgtggcgtcagcttagctcacagcaacctcgcaacctcagactcctgggcttaagcaatcctactgcctcagcctcccgagtagctgggactacaggcatgcgccactatgcccggctaattttttctatatatatgtttttagttgtccatataatttctttctatttttagtagagacggggtctcgctcttgctcaggctggtctcgaactcctgaccttgagcgatccacccgcctcggcctcccagagtgctaggattacaggcgtgagccaccgcgcccggcctagatttctttttttttttttattttttaaaattttaatacagttCAAATCAGCGAATCTGGTTCATTTCAGCTCCTTCACTGCCAAACCCGGGGGCAGAGACTGCTTCagtttctctgccttctctttgtCCGTGACGACCAAAGTATAAAGGTATCTGCTGCATCGAACTTTAAACTTCACATTATCCTTGTTTTTCTTAATCTTGACAGACTTAGCATCCTTTTGCCTGGCTGTGAGCAGAAAGTCCTTGATTTCCTCAATTTTCCGAGGCATGGTGACGAGGCGCGCAGAGAAGGGGTGCGGACCTGTACAGCAAGCAACaggaaggcagaaggaaggaaaagactaGATTTTTTCTTGAAAGCAATGGGAACCAATTACCAGTTTAAACAGGAAAGTGAAAAGATCAGAATTGCATTTTAGAACAATCATTCTGGCCAAAGTCTGAATGGCTTGGAGCCAGTCACTCCTAAAGTAGGATGTCAAATGGCTGTTGTAGTAATCCAGAAGAGTTATGATAGTAGCTGTACTAGAGTTGTGGCATTTCGTTATAGAGACAGCCAGAGGAATTAAATGAATGCTGGTCATGGTTGAGTGGGGAGGAAGAATCAAGGATCAGGTTTGGCACAACTGGGGATTATCAGTTGCTAGCATTGAgttctatgtgccagacactgtgctaagtatttgacacatattacctcatttactcctcacCATAAACGTGTGGATaccattatccttattttacagaggaaacaAGGGTTTATGTTAAATAACTTACCAAGATCACaattgaatccaaatttttttGACTAAGTAAGGTAGCTGGCACATAGTGAAAGCTCTGacattttcctttcccttcaatTACCTATGTTAACACATTACTCCATTATTCCTTTATCTTGTTATCATACAATGAGCCATTTTTCCTTAGTATTTTCAGTTAACATATAAACTCTTATTTCACACTTAGCGCACATCTGAAAACTTGAAAGTACAATGCCAAAGTTACTCAACAGAGTCCCAATTTTAAAGGGGTACCTGTTTCCAGAGCATATTTTAAGATCCTTAAATTATGATTGAAGCAGGCCTGCCAGAGGCATTTCAGTGAACTGCTAAGAGATTTCACAGGTGCTCAAGATCAGGGTAGGAGGCACTTATCTATCACCCTATAACTGGGTAAACACTAAACCACCCCTCCTCTGAAACCAATGCAAGGATCAAAGGATTAAAGCAAccctgacttatttttttttttttttttttgagacagagtctcactttgttgcccaggctagagtgagtgccgtggcgtcagcctagctcacagcaacctcaaactcctgagctcaagggatcctcctgtctcagcctcccgagtagctgggactacaggcatgcaccaccatgcccggctaattttttctatatatatttttagctgtccatataatttctttctatttttagtagagatggggtctcgctcttgctcaggctggtctcgaactcctgagctcaaacgatccgcccacctcggcctcccagagtgctaggattacaggcgtgagccaccgcgcccggccatgactTATTAAACTACATGCAGTTATCAT is a genomic window of Eulemur rufifrons isolate Redbay chromosome 8, OSU_ERuf_1, whole genome shotgun sequence containing:
- the LOC138390032 gene encoding large ribosomal subunit protein eL38, producing MPRKIEEIKDFLLTARQKDAKSVKIKKNKDNVKFKVRCSRYLYTLVVTDKEKAEKLKQSLPPGLAVKELK